TTACGGCGGTGTTCTTCTGGTTCACTTCGTCAAACGGAAACGGGAAAAACGCTTTATCGGTGAAATCGGCGTTCAATTCCACGCGGCTGATGCGTATGCCGTCAGACAGAATCCAGCGGGGCGAAATTTCCCAGGTATGCGTAAAATAGGCTGCCGCGTTGCGCATGTGTGACCCGCCGCTGGGGTAGCGCGTGTCCAGCGGCGTTTCCTGCCCTGTGTTCACATCTGACCCATAAGCCCGGGAACCTACTTTGTTGTAGCCCAACTCCAGGCCATACCGCAGTTCGTGTGTATTCAAAAGGCGGCTGGCATCAGCGTTCAAGGTGAAGACGTCAACTTCTTCCAATCTGTTTTGTAGCACATTTCGGCCAAATCTTCTGTTATGCCGACTTTCTTTCACGTTCTGGTAAGCGCCGGTCAAGCGCAGGTTCTCCAGCCAGCCTTTGCCCTGCGTGGCGAAGGTGTAGGCCGCCAGCAACCGTTCCTGCGGCCCGTAGTACCATTGCCCGTGGTTCAGTTTGCCTTGCGCGTCTACTTCGGTGAGGCGATCATACCTGGGAATATCTGATGACGTGGAATACTGCAGATTGAGCACATGAGAAGTATTGGCCGATGCCTGGTACAGCACTTTCTGCAACAGATCATATTGTTGGTAACCGCTCTGCTTCTGCACGTTCACGTTGTTGTTGGGCACTTGCACGTCTTGCCCGTTCTGGCGTTCGGCGTAAAACGGGCGCAGGCCCCAGTTGCCGTAAAACGGATTGCGCTGGGCCCCCTGCCGCAAATCCCCGAAATCTGAGAAAGTGAGGCTGGTGAGACTTCCCCATTTCTGGCCTCCTACTGACACATTCACGTGGGCGGTTTTCTCCTGGTTGGCGGTGGCGTAGCGGGTGAAGGCGGTGCCCGTTACTTTGGTGCCCGCACTGTCAGCCAGTTTAGGTTCTTTGGTGTAGAAATGCACCACGCCGCCCAGGGCATCTGACCCATACACCACAGAACCCGGCCCAAACACTACTTCTACTTTCTCCAGCGCGGCATTGTCAACGGTGATCACGTTCTGCAGGTGGCCGCCGCGGTAAATGGCATTGTTCAAGCGCACGCCGTCTATCACCATGAGTACCTTGTTGGCTTCAAAACCGCGCAAAATGGGGCTTCCGCCGCCGGCCTGGCTTTTCTGCACCAGAATCTGGCCGGTCTGCTGCAGCACATCGGCGGTGGTCTGGTTGTTCTGGAAGGCCAGATCGCGGGCTTTCAAGACCTGAATCTGTTGGGGCACATCACCTCGGTTCTCTTCAAACTTACTGGCAGACACCACCACTTCATTCAAAGAATAGCTTCGTTCTGTGAGTAAGATTCGGTAGTGTGCGTTCTTGATTTGCTGCAGAGAAAGCGTGCGTGGCTGATAATCTGTGCGCTCAAACCGAAGGCTGTCTGTGGCTCTGAAATCTGTAAAATTGAACTGGCCCTGGGCGTTGGTCAACTGGGCGCCACCGCCTTGCACGGGCACTATCCGTACTCCCGCCAGCGGCTGCAGATTGGCTTTGTCCAACACCGTGGCGCGCTGCCCCAGCACCGCCAGCGGCAAACAGAACATAAGAAAAACAAGGAAAGACTTCATATAAGTAGGCAAGGTGTTGTACTGGTTTGTTGGCTGGAAGGAAGATTGGTTAGATTCCGTTTTCGGGCTCGTTTTCAGAAATGAGCCCGAAAACGGAACATTTGGCAACCCTGATACTGCTTGGGAAAATCACCTGATGGCATGGCACTGGGCATGTTGCAAAATCAGAAACGCGGGCCAACTCTTCAGGGAAACGCACCATTTTTAGAACGTCATCTCCATTTTAATATCGGCGCGCTTGTAGTCTTTGAAATCATCTGGCACTTCCACAAAGCCCAGTTTGGTGTACAGGTGCAGCGCGGTCTGCAGTTTT
This region of Rufibacter sp. LB8 genomic DNA includes:
- a CDS encoding TonB-dependent receptor, which produces MKSFLVFLMFCLPLAVLGQRATVLDKANLQPLAGVRIVPVQGGGAQLTNAQGQFNFTDFRATDSLRFERTDYQPRTLSLQQIKNAHYRILLTERSYSLNEVVVSASKFEENRGDVPQQIQVLKARDLAFQNNQTTADVLQQTGQILVQKSQAGGGSPILRGFEANKVLMVIDGVRLNNAIYRGGHLQNVITVDNAALEKVEVVFGPGSVVYGSDALGGVVHFYTKEPKLADSAGTKVTGTAFTRYATANQEKTAHVNVSVGGQKWGSLTSLTFSDFGDLRQGAQRNPFYGNWGLRPFYAERQNGQDVQVPNNNVNVQKQSGYQQYDLLQKVLYQASANTSHVLNLQYSTSSDIPRYDRLTEVDAQGKLNHGQWYYGPQERLLAAYTFATQGKGWLENLRLTGAYQNVKESRHNRRFGRNVLQNRLEEVDVFTLNADASRLLNTHELRYGLELGYNKVGSRAYGSDVNTGQETPLDTRYPSGGSHMRNAAAYFTHTWEISPRWILSDGIRISRVELNADFTDKAFFPFPFDEVNQKNTAVNGNLGLIFQPGQDWRFAAVASSGFRAPNVDDLGKVFESVAGQLIVPNPDLKPEYTYNAELSLGKTVAQSVRLEGVGFYTWYRDAITTQPFLYQGQPQIDYNGRISQVTANVNARRAYVYGFSGSIAADISQAFRLTSSLTYTYGRIKEATGEIPLDHIPPVFGKTSFFLTLPKFQSEFYVQYNGWKRLKDYNPVGEDNLQYATPEGVPAWYTLNLRASYQLHPRLQVQAGLENMLDQFYRVYASGVSAPGRNLLLTLRGNF